The Deltaproteobacteria bacterium DNA segment GTCATGTACGGTCACGTCGAGACGGCAGGGCACATCGCGCGCCACATCGACCTCCTCCGCCGCATCCAGAAAGAGACCGGCGGCTTCACCGAGTTCGTGCCGCTCGGCTTCATCTGGGAGAACACCAAGCTCTACCGCGATGGCCGGGTCACGCCGCAGCCGAAGGGGCTGCGCGACCTCCGCATCTACGCCGCGAGCCGGCTCATGCTGCGCGGCCTGATCGACAACCTTCAGACCTCGTGGGTGAAGCTCGGCCACCGCCTCTCGCAGCTCACGCTGCGCGCGGGCTGCAACGACTTCGGCGGCACGCTCATGGAGGAGAGCATCTCGCGCGAGGCGGGCGCGGACGCGGGCGAGTACACCTCGGTCGAGGAGATCGAGGCGCTGGTGCGCGCCATGGGCCGCGTCCCGGTGGAGCGCACGACGCTCTACGGCCGCGTCCGGAGGGATGGGGACGCGGCGCCCGCCGCGCGAGCACTGGACGGGCCCCCGGATGAGTCGAACCATGCGGGTCACGGTGCTGGCGGGTGGCGTGGGCGCGGCCCGGTTCCTTGCGGGCCTCATCCGGCGCACTGACCCGCGGCGCCTCACCGTCATCGGCAACACCGGTGACGACGAGGAGTTCTTCGGGCTCCACGTCGCGCCCGACCTCGACACCGTCGTCTACACGCTCGCCGGCCTCGCCCCCCGCCGCCGCGGGTGGGGCCTCGCGGGCGACACGTTCGCGTGCCTCGTGGCCCTGGGCGGGCTCGGGCTGCCCACCTGGTTCCGCCTGGGCGACCGCGACCTCGCGACCCATCTGGCGCGCACCGCGTGGCTGCGCGCCGGCTGGCCGCTCTCGCGCGTCACGGCCGCGCTGGCGCGGGCCCACGGCGTGCGCGCGCGGGTGCTGCCAATGACCGACGACCGCGTGCGCACCTTCGTGCACACCGACCGCGGCCGCCTGCCCTTCCAGGAGTACCTCGTCCGCCACCGCGCACGCGGCCGCGTCACGCGCGTCGAGGTCGCCGGCGCGCGGCGCGCCCGCCCCGCCCCCGGCGTGCTCGCCGCGCTCGCGGCCAGCGATGCGCTCGTGATCGCGCCCTCCAACCCGCTCGTCTCGATCGGCCCCATCCTGGCCGTCCCGGGCATCCGCCGCGCGCTCGCCCGCCGCCAAGCGCCGGCGGCGGCGGTCTCGCCCCTGGTCGGGGGCCGCGCGGTGCGCGGCCCCCTCCACCGCATGCTGCGCGGCCTCGGCCTCGAGGCCTCGCCCGCGGGCATCGCCCGCCTCTACCAGGGCCTCGTCGACCTCCTGGTGCTCGACCACGTCGATCGCGCCTGGGCGCCGCACGTCGAGGCGCTCGGGGTGCGCACCCTGGTGACCGACACGCTCATGCGCTCGCCCGCGCACGCCGCGCGCCTTGCCGGCATCGTGCTGCGTGGGCTAGACACCGCCGAATGACGGTCGCCGTCATCCCGATCCCGGGCCTCCCGATGATCCGCCCGGGCGACGACCTGGCCGCCCTCCTCGGCGACGCGATCGTCGCCGCGCGCGTCGGCGTGAAGGCGGGCGACACGCTGGCCGTCTGCCAGAAGGTCGTCTCCAAGGCCGAGGGCGCGATCGTGCGGCTCGACGAGATCGTTGCCTCGCCCTTCGCCGAGCGCCTGGCGGCCGCGACCGAGGGCGGCAAGGACGCGCGCGCCGTCGAGGTCGTCCTGCGCGAGGCGAAGCGCATCGTGCGCATGGATCGCGGGCACGTGATCTGCGAGACGCCCCACGGCTGGGTATGCGCCAACGCGGGGGTGGACGAGTCGAACGGCGTGGCGGAGGGCGTGCTGACGCTCCTGCCGCGCGACGCCGACGCCTCGGCCGCGGCCCTGTGCGAGCGCCTGCGCCAGCGCTTCGGCGTCGACCTCGCGGTGGTCGTCACCGACACGTTCGGGCGCCCGTGGCGCGAGGGGCTGGTCGAGGTGGCGATCGGCTGCGCGGGGATGGATCCGCTCCTCGATCTACGCGGGCGCGCGGATCTCGCGGGCCGCACGCTGCATCACACCGTGGTGGCCCTCGCCGACGAGATCGCCGCGGCCGCCGGGCTCGTCATGGAGAAGGACAGCGCGATCGCGGCCGCGATCGTGCGCGGCGTGCGCTACGCTCCCGGCCCGGGTGGCGCGGCCGCGCGGCTCGTCCGGCGCGCCGAGTTCGACCTCTTTCGTTAGCGCCGACATGATCGGCCATCTCCACCGCCGCGTTTGCCCTGCATACTCAAACATGGTGAACTCCGCCACTCGATCAGGGGGGAGTCGTGGACGATCGCCAGGAG contains these protein-coding regions:
- a CDS encoding 2-phospho-L-lactate transferase, with translation MRVTVLAGGVGAARFLAGLIRRTDPRRLTVIGNTGDDEEFFGLHVAPDLDTVVYTLAGLAPRRRGWGLAGDTFACLVALGGLGLPTWFRLGDRDLATHLARTAWLRAGWPLSRVTAALARAHGVRARVLPMTDDRVRTFVHTDRGRLPFQEYLVRHRARGRVTRVEVAGARRARPAPGVLAALAASDALVIAPSNPLVSIGPILAVPGIRRALARRQAPAAAVSPLVGGRAVRGPLHRMLRGLGLEASPAGIARLYQGLVDLLVLDHVDRAWAPHVEALGVRTLVTDTLMRSPAHAARLAGIVLRGLDTAE
- the cofE gene encoding coenzyme F420-0:L-glutamate ligase; its protein translation is MTVAVIPIPGLPMIRPGDDLAALLGDAIVAARVGVKAGDTLAVCQKVVSKAEGAIVRLDEIVASPFAERLAAATEGGKDARAVEVVLREAKRIVRMDRGHVICETPHGWVCANAGVDESNGVAEGVLTLLPRDADASAAALCERLRQRFGVDLAVVVTDTFGRPWREGLVEVAIGCAGMDPLLDLRGRADLAGRTLHHTVVALADEIAAAAGLVMEKDSAIAAAIVRGVRYAPGPGGAAARLVRRAEFDLFR